The Chamaesiphon minutus PCC 6605 DNA window GATATCCCTTTGTTTTGAGCACATTATGATTTTCATTTTCGGTCTTCCAACGACATCGACCAGCCGCAGCAACCAGAGGTACGCTCTGTTCGTTTAATTCATGGCGGGTAATAAATGAATTTTCATATAATATTTCTCCATCTGATTGGCGGGTATGGATTAGTTTACACCAATTGACCTTCATTGCTGGCTGGGAGTCCCTTAGAGGAATTCCATTCACATATTGATAGCTATATAATTCGCTTGAATTGCTGTTCCACTGTTTCACTTCTAGCTTTTTCACCTCGCCAATACCATCCAAGTATTTCAACCAATCATAAACAGCAGTATGAGACGTTTCTAAACAGGTAAAGATAAAGTTCATTCCCGACGCTATCACCTGTTCACACATTGGTTGGTGACTGTAGAGGTCATCTCCGAGTAGAGTGATTGCTTGTCCTTGGAATTCTGGGGCATGAGTTTTGAGCCATCGTTTAGCTGCTGCCACTTCGCAGTCCTGCTTCTGGTGACCATCTTGAGGTGTGATGAATTCCGGAGCTAAGGAAATTACTTGAGATTGCCCAGGCGCAACTATTACAGGCAAAATGGCACTGTGGAAGTAAGTTACTGTGCCATTTTTGTGGGTACGGCTCGAACAGCATTTACAGTTGAGTTTGTGCGAGTCAAAATACTGAGTTCCATCCAGCGCAACTAGTAATCCACCGAGATATTCAAACGGTTTCAAGTGACCTTCTCGTCTTAAAGACTGATAGACGTGATTGAATACTCCAAATAGTGCTGTGGCTGAAATTTCATCCAGGATATTCCGAATTTGCGGCACTGTTGGGATTTTAATCATGCCAAACAGTGTCTGAGCATTGCTTTTGCCCTGATTGCTATTCATGTGCCGCTGATGTTCTAAAAAGGATTCGCTTTGCATGAAAAACATCGAAAATGCTCCCAACACAGCATCTCTGATGGTGTATTTAGTGCCATTGCTGGCAAGGCGCGGATCTTTCATCTGAAGAATTGCTCGGTTCAGATAGACTATCAATACCCCAAAACTCAGCTTCATTGGCTCCATTCTGCTTCTCTTTTTGAAGTCTCTCTATTCTCCTGCTCACCCTACCAAGTTGTCAAAATCTGAATTTGGAATTGCTGGCAGGAGATAAAACTATCGATGCTGATATGATTTTGGTGGCTCAAGCCATGACTCTTGAAATTCCAGATCTTGTAATTGCGACAACCAATCTAGGACATCTGTCGAGATTTATTACCGCCGAGTTATGGCAAGACATCATTCCAAGTTGACCCATGCTCGGAGCCAAACTATAACGAGCTAAAGTTTACCTGTTATTGTTTATCCCAAATTACCAACCGAATTGGCGTAGGATTGTAGGCATTACAGGGATTATTTACCTGGGGACAATTAGATATTAATACCATCACATCCATCTCCGCTTGTAGCTCCACAATCTTCCCTGCTTCAGAAATACCATCGACAATTTCCAAACTGCCATCGGCACTGACTGGC harbors:
- a CDS encoding ISNCY family transposase, producing MEPMKLSFGVLIVYLNRAILQMKDPRLASNGTKYTIRDAVLGAFSMFFMQSESFLEHQRHMNSNQGKSNAQTLFGMIKIPTVPQIRNILDEISATALFGVFNHVYQSLRREGHLKPFEYLGGLLVALDGTQYFDSHKLNCKCCSSRTHKNGTVTYFHSAILPVIVAPGQSQVISLAPEFITPQDGHQKQDCEVAAAKRWLKTHAPEFQGQAITLLGDDLYSHQPMCEQVIASGMNFIFTCLETSHTAVYDWLKYLDGIGEVKKLEVKQWNSNSSELYSYQYVNGIPLRDSQPAMKVNWCKLIHTRQSDGEILYENSFITRHELNEQSVPLVAAAGRCRWKTENENHNVLKTKGYHLEHNFGHGQQHLAACLLTLNLLAFLFHTVLHLTDLAYGQIRLKRVTRKGFFQDILSLTKYLLFESWPSLIDFMLYGSASTLVANSS